A portion of the Edaphobacter lichenicola genome contains these proteins:
- a CDS encoding FUSC family protein encodes MTPTQQNAPDRDRLSEADVGTGARGGALSVIAQWLERIDPGTHRRIKGLRLVTAYGIAALLGALPAISHGLHGAWALSLLAGNFALWASVSEGRTIRRDSSRDLALLCGAAVLGAGVMIGLAPLLTGRGRPGPELTLVTGAFLVGYLKRYGVLGAGIGSQLYIGQLMAYMTRLTTADLATVGVAGLLAAVASIIPRLLSGPAEHPAVALTVTPTEDEMPALFMGLQAAIAAVVIVAMNDMIGLEESGWAITASTYVVASSTAGTTERVMRRIVGTVVGVPLGLVFLPLAIRAPLLLWMAAAVAMVIYAMALPERYDIACAAYSFTLIVTLAAAGDHSWVLLAARAWETLLGGALGLVAAKLVVPRRFLRFGR; translated from the coding sequence ATGACACCTACTCAACAGAATGCTCCGGATCGTGATCGTTTGTCGGAGGCTGATGTGGGAACCGGAGCGCGAGGCGGCGCTCTGTCGGTGATTGCGCAGTGGCTGGAGCGGATCGATCCTGGGACGCATCGCCGGATCAAGGGATTGCGCCTGGTGACCGCGTATGGGATTGCGGCGCTGCTGGGAGCGCTTCCTGCGATCTCGCATGGGTTGCATGGTGCGTGGGCGTTGAGTCTTCTTGCCGGCAACTTTGCGTTGTGGGCCAGCGTCTCCGAGGGGCGGACGATTCGGAGGGATTCGAGCCGGGACCTTGCGCTGTTGTGCGGTGCTGCAGTGCTGGGTGCTGGTGTGATGATCGGTCTGGCTCCGCTGCTCACTGGGCGCGGCAGGCCGGGGCCGGAGCTAACGCTTGTGACGGGCGCTTTTCTGGTTGGATACCTAAAGCGATACGGCGTTCTTGGAGCTGGAATTGGGTCGCAGCTTTACATCGGGCAGCTCATGGCTTACATGACGCGATTGACCACCGCCGATTTGGCGACGGTTGGAGTCGCCGGGCTGCTGGCAGCTGTGGCCTCGATTATTCCTAGACTACTGAGTGGGCCAGCGGAGCATCCGGCGGTTGCGTTGACGGTCACACCGACGGAAGACGAGATGCCGGCGTTGTTCATGGGGCTGCAGGCTGCGATTGCTGCAGTAGTGATTGTTGCGATGAATGACATGATTGGGCTGGAAGAGTCTGGGTGGGCGATTACAGCGAGTACATATGTGGTTGCAAGCTCGACGGCTGGAACGACCGAGCGGGTTATGCGGCGCATTGTTGGAACCGTGGTGGGTGTTCCACTTGGCCTGGTGTTCCTTCCGCTTGCGATTCGTGCGCCTTTGCTGTTGTGGATGGCAGCGGCGGTGGCGATGGTCATCTATGCGATGGCTTTGCCCGAGCGATATGACATTGCATGCGCTGCTTACTCGTTTACGCTCATCGTTACGCTGGCGGCTGCTGGGGACCACTCGTGGGTGCTTTTGGCGGCGCGGGCGTGGGAGACGCTGCTTGGTGGTGCGTTAGGGCTGGTTGCGGCGAAGTTGGTGGTTCCTCGCCGGTTTCTTCGCTTCGGCAGATGA
- a CDS encoding ABC transporter permease, producing MLSDILGQAIEAMKFNRRRTLITIVGMAWGIATVVLLLAYGAGFGQAFENIFAQFGTNMIGVFPGRTSEQAGGSKAGVQVRLQQEDVERIQETVPGVLRVSPTVDKTVPVQNDLHSYNWDVTGIMPDLQSIQRIEVAQGRLLTEADVQQRAHVAVIGSEAKMKLFSGLYAIGEKIRLNGVSFEVVGVMTPKMQEGDDSDINRQINVPFTTMGDIKDTKYLDGIWMDYKGDPKMVEAAMRKTLAAAHGYRPSDRRAVFVANIMEQLTQFRIISLGLQVLLSFIGALTLGIAGIGLMNIMLVSVQQRTREIGVEKALGARKRHILLQFLAEALVISGVGGVGGIALAYAVAKGVGKITFYSALASNADAGDIHLLISPNSVLVATVILVIVGTISGMIPALKAASLDPIEALRYE from the coding sequence ATGCTGAGCGACATCCTGGGGCAGGCGATTGAGGCGATGAAGTTTAATCGCCGACGTACCTTGATCACGATTGTGGGTATGGCGTGGGGTATCGCGACGGTGGTGCTGTTGTTGGCCTATGGCGCGGGGTTTGGGCAGGCGTTCGAGAATATCTTTGCGCAGTTTGGGACGAACATGATCGGCGTGTTTCCTGGGCGAACGAGTGAACAGGCGGGCGGGTCGAAGGCGGGTGTGCAGGTTCGGCTTCAGCAGGAGGATGTCGAGCGGATACAGGAGACGGTGCCGGGAGTGCTGCGGGTTTCGCCGACTGTCGATAAGACGGTGCCGGTGCAGAATGATCTGCATAGCTACAACTGGGATGTGACGGGGATTATGCCGGACCTGCAGTCGATACAGAGGATCGAAGTAGCTCAGGGGCGACTGCTGACCGAGGCCGATGTGCAGCAGCGCGCGCATGTTGCGGTGATCGGGTCTGAGGCGAAGATGAAGTTGTTCTCGGGACTGTATGCGATTGGCGAGAAGATTCGACTGAATGGCGTGAGCTTCGAGGTGGTGGGGGTGATGACACCGAAGATGCAGGAGGGCGACGACAGCGACATCAATCGGCAGATCAATGTGCCGTTTACGACGATGGGGGACATCAAGGATACGAAGTATCTCGATGGAATCTGGATGGACTACAAAGGCGATCCGAAGATGGTGGAGGCGGCGATGCGCAAGACGCTGGCCGCAGCGCATGGGTACAGGCCGAGCGATCGCCGCGCTGTGTTTGTGGCGAACATTATGGAGCAGTTGACGCAGTTTCGGATCATCTCGCTGGGGCTTCAGGTTTTGCTGTCGTTTATTGGTGCGCTGACGCTGGGGATTGCGGGAATTGGGTTGATGAACATCATGCTGGTCAGCGTGCAGCAGAGGACGCGTGAGATTGGTGTGGAGAAGGCGCTGGGCGCGAGGAAGAGGCATATCCTGCTGCAGTTTCTGGCGGAGGCGTTGGTGATTTCGGGCGTGGGCGGAGTGGGTGGGATTGCGCTGGCGTACGCGGTGGCAAAGGGTGTGGGGAAGATTACGTTTTATAGCGCGCTGGCTTCGAACGCCGATGCGGGCGATATCCATCTGCTGATTTCGCCCAACAGTGTGCTGGTGGCTACGGTGATTCTGGTGATTGTGGGGACGATCAGCGGGATGATTCCGGCGTTGAAGGCTGCGAGTCTGGATCCGATTGAGGCGCTGCGGTACGAGTAG
- the malQ gene encoding 4-alpha-glucanotransferase: MSGEATNQERLSGVLLHVTSLPSYGGVGDFGPAAYAFVDFLAEAKQRLWQVLPLSPTGYGSSPYSALSAFAGNPVLISLELLVRDGWLAGEKIAGLPGAEGPADFDAAFRLKLPLIEEAAGTFLDRAPDDKRARFQKFCETNSTWLQDYAMFNVLRRTYGYASWHEWPAEYARRKQDGLTKVLNERGRELAIEQVVQFFFNEQWCTLRGYCAQRKIRIMGDVAIFVNYDSADVWTHPDMFELDDDLKPIRVSGVPPDYFSATGQRWGNPLYKWGLLRERGFDWWVARIRRALTLYDIIRLDHFRGFEAFWSIPAEEETAINGQWVKAPGHELFQRLKDVFGGELPFVAEDLGLITPEVDELRERFGMPGMRILQFGFSDRGAHLYLPHRYVPNTVAYTGTHDNNTTQGWWRDDIGDAERANVQTYLQRIDHDGEVVWAMIRAAARSVANLCVFPLQDVLHLGSEARMNTPSAGAGNWTWRYAPDALHPDFAVQLADLMAMTDRDGWEKPTEGVEAGKPVEEASKRAELGTTV; this comes from the coding sequence ATGAGTGGGGAAGCAACAAATCAAGAGCGGTTGTCGGGTGTTTTGCTGCATGTTACGTCGTTGCCTTCTTACGGTGGGGTAGGGGACTTTGGGCCAGCGGCGTACGCGTTCGTGGATTTTCTGGCTGAGGCCAAGCAAAGACTGTGGCAGGTGTTGCCGCTGAGTCCAACGGGGTATGGGAGCTCGCCTTATTCGGCGCTGTCGGCGTTCGCGGGGAATCCGGTGCTGATCAGCCTGGAGCTGTTGGTGCGCGATGGGTGGCTTGCGGGGGAGAAGATTGCAGGGTTGCCAGGGGCTGAGGGGCCGGCTGATTTTGATGCGGCGTTTCGGTTGAAGCTGCCGCTGATCGAGGAGGCGGCGGGGACCTTTCTGGATCGTGCGCCGGATGATAAGCGGGCGAGATTTCAGAAGTTCTGCGAGACCAATAGCACGTGGTTGCAGGACTACGCGATGTTCAACGTGTTGCGACGGACGTATGGGTACGCGAGCTGGCATGAGTGGCCAGCAGAGTATGCGCGGCGTAAGCAGGATGGGTTGACCAAGGTGCTGAACGAGCGCGGGCGGGAGCTGGCGATCGAACAGGTGGTTCAGTTTTTCTTCAACGAGCAGTGGTGTACGCTGCGCGGGTATTGTGCGCAGCGGAAGATTCGCATCATGGGTGATGTGGCTATCTTTGTGAACTACGACAGCGCCGATGTGTGGACGCATCCGGATATGTTCGAGCTGGATGACGATCTGAAGCCGATACGAGTTTCGGGTGTGCCGCCCGATTACTTTTCTGCGACGGGGCAGCGGTGGGGCAATCCGCTGTACAAGTGGGGGCTGTTGAGGGAGCGGGGATTCGATTGGTGGGTGGCAAGAATTCGTCGTGCTCTGACGCTGTACGACATAATTCGGCTGGATCATTTTCGTGGATTCGAGGCCTTCTGGTCGATTCCGGCGGAGGAGGAGACGGCGATCAATGGCCAGTGGGTGAAGGCTCCGGGGCATGAGCTGTTTCAGCGGCTGAAGGATGTGTTTGGTGGGGAACTGCCTTTTGTGGCGGAGGATCTGGGGCTGATTACGCCTGAGGTGGATGAGCTGCGCGAGCGGTTTGGGATGCCGGGGATGAGGATTCTGCAGTTTGGATTTTCGGATCGTGGGGCACATCTCTATCTGCCGCATCGGTATGTTCCGAATACGGTGGCGTATACGGGGACGCATGACAACAATACGACGCAAGGCTGGTGGCGGGATGACATCGGCGATGCGGAGCGTGCGAACGTCCAGACCTATCTACAGAGGATCGATCACGATGGAGAGGTTGTGTGGGCGATGATTCGGGCAGCGGCGCGGTCGGTGGCGAATCTGTGCGTGTTCCCGCTGCAGGATGTGTTGCATCTGGGGAGCGAGGCGCGGATGAATACGCCTTCGGCAGGGGCGGGGAACTGGACGTGGCGTTATGCTCCGGATGCGCTGCATCCTGACTTTGCGGTTCAGCTGGCCGACCTGATGGCGATGACCGACCGCGATGGGTGGGAGAAGCCGACGGAAGGGGTTGAGGCGGGTAAACCGGTGGAGGAGGCGTCGAAACGGGCAGAGCTGGGCACAACCGTTTAG
- a CDS encoding ABC transporter permease, with translation MTLRRQQQRVFVQPEPMRALITIFAQVFQSIGANKLRSFLTMFGIAWGVASLLLLIGLGEGFRSGQRRGLAELGTDVIMMWGGTIPVLPEQHVGMRPYKLTMSDAAAIRSEAPDVRALTSIINRSDLKQVSEFSSAGGQVMGVELNYPEIRNLPIAQGRYLNEQDLAQRRQVVVLGQKMESLLFPGHPSLGAFITLNGYRFQVIGVAKKVGRGNNDGDNQKIYIPLTTMQEFFPITGDNIPEDSISSIQYQPLTEDLNETAKAEVHRIIAARHGFDPARKEGFEEWDTIKSNRMVGMIFTAMDVFLGGVGIVTLALGAVGIINIMLVTVTERTKEIGLRKALGATNRSILFQFFLEGLTLTALSGFIGILGAAALMAALGAAVGNNDMGFDPPRLVPWSAAMAMGTLTLCGIVAGLYPARQAAMLQPVEALRKE, from the coding sequence ATGACTTTGCGTAGACAACAGCAGAGAGTCTTCGTCCAACCAGAGCCCATGCGCGCACTTATCACTATCTTCGCTCAGGTGTTTCAGTCGATCGGTGCTAACAAGCTGCGGTCGTTTCTGACGATGTTCGGCATTGCGTGGGGCGTAGCTTCGTTGCTGTTGCTGATTGGGCTGGGTGAGGGGTTTCGCTCGGGACAGCGCAGGGGGCTAGCTGAACTGGGCACCGACGTGATCATGATGTGGGGTGGGACGATTCCGGTTTTGCCGGAGCAGCATGTGGGAATGCGTCCGTATAAGTTGACGATGAGCGACGCAGCGGCGATTCGATCGGAGGCGCCGGATGTGCGCGCTCTGACTTCGATCATCAACCGTAGCGATTTGAAGCAGGTGAGTGAGTTTTCAAGCGCGGGTGGGCAGGTGATGGGGGTTGAGCTCAACTACCCGGAGATACGCAATCTGCCGATCGCGCAGGGTAGATACCTGAACGAGCAGGATTTGGCTCAACGCAGACAGGTTGTTGTGCTGGGACAGAAGATGGAGAGTCTTTTGTTTCCAGGGCATCCTTCGCTGGGTGCTTTTATTACGCTGAATGGGTATCGATTTCAGGTGATTGGAGTTGCAAAGAAGGTTGGGCGCGGGAATAACGATGGGGATAATCAGAAGATCTATATTCCGCTGACGACGATGCAGGAGTTCTTTCCGATTACGGGGGACAACATTCCTGAGGATTCGATCTCGTCCATTCAGTACCAGCCGCTGACGGAGGATTTGAACGAGACGGCGAAGGCTGAGGTGCATCGAATCATCGCTGCACGGCATGGGTTCGATCCCGCGAGGAAAGAGGGTTTTGAAGAGTGGGACACGATCAAGTCGAATCGAATGGTTGGGATGATCTTTACGGCGATGGATGTGTTTCTGGGTGGTGTGGGGATTGTGACGCTGGCGCTGGGTGCGGTGGGGATCATCAACATCATGCTGGTGACGGTGACCGAGAGGACAAAGGAGATTGGGCTGCGGAAGGCGCTGGGGGCTACCAATCGAAGCATTCTGTTTCAGTTCTTTCTTGAGGGCCTGACGCTGACGGCGTTGAGTGGGTTTATCGGGATTCTGGGTGCTGCGGCGTTGATGGCGGCGCTGGGCGCAGCGGTGGGGAACAACGATATGGGGTTCGATCCGCCGCGGCTGGTGCCGTGGTCTGCAGCGATGGCGATGGGGACGCTGACGCTGTGCGGAATTGTGGCTGGGCTGTATCCGGCGCGGCAGGCGGCGATGCTGCAGCCGGTGGAAGCACTGCGAAAGGAATAG
- a CDS encoding M1 family aminopeptidase, translating to MPALFRIPRTSAFSALLFCLFTATVWAAPAKPQLQITNYVISADLDPSVNRLTATADVTFTALEDLTAPTFELNNGLQLTKATDAKGQPLESERLTNNSTVRFTLVTPLPKGTSTTFHFEYAGTLKGAETSPVEGIKLAAIEDPISILLYAGRWFPMTGLFTNRFTSEMHIRVPADYRVIGSGSGVAAAKSLPGNRTEHTFKWAKPGFPGTIIAGKFIEPITAGNMRVYVTEKHKEYAHDFASQAEREYLFMSGTFGQPESTHMNLVELPDDAVSAAWAPEIAAIAGGRIAARNEQRLLSNTLAHQWWGSQVSPATMNDAWITNGMSRYTELMYLEDSAGKTAFQNAITDISAGALAYDTEPLTTIGRLDPFSPQFQSMTLEKGAMVFHMLRWEMGNEVFLKFLRTLITQYTDKSIHSSNVESLAESQSNIELQAFFAQWLDGTGAPAFADKYSVFRLGDNKGFRTVGAITQDLDLFRMPIELRIETDGKTEIRRVDVSGSDSQYSIETFGRPRRISIDPDNWLLKSTPDLAVRVAVLRGQQQVAQGDLTAALVEYQKALDANKNSSLAAYRIGEIFIMQRNYQSAANSFRDAQRGDGDPRWVEVWSHIELGRIFDCTGQRDRAVNEYRLAVQTNDNTQGAINEARALMQAPYKCQRNDN from the coding sequence ATGCCTGCTCTCTTCCGCATCCCTCGAACCTCGGCCTTCTCAGCCCTCCTATTCTGCCTTTTTACGGCTACGGTATGGGCCGCCCCGGCAAAGCCTCAGCTCCAAATCACCAACTACGTCATCAGCGCTGACCTCGACCCCTCCGTCAACCGCCTCACCGCCACCGCCGACGTCACCTTCACCGCGCTCGAGGACCTCACCGCCCCCACCTTCGAGCTGAACAACGGCCTCCAACTCACCAAAGCCACGGACGCCAAAGGCCAGCCGCTCGAATCCGAACGCCTCACCAACAACAGTACCGTCCGCTTCACTCTCGTCACTCCGCTGCCCAAGGGCACCAGCACCACCTTCCACTTTGAATACGCAGGCACCCTCAAAGGAGCCGAGACGAGCCCTGTCGAAGGCATCAAGCTCGCCGCCATCGAAGACCCCATCAGCATCCTCCTCTACGCCGGTCGCTGGTTCCCCATGACGGGCCTCTTCACCAACCGCTTCACCTCCGAGATGCACATCCGCGTCCCCGCCGACTACCGGGTCATAGGCTCCGGCAGCGGAGTAGCAGCGGCCAAGAGCCTCCCCGGCAACCGCACAGAACACACCTTCAAGTGGGCCAAGCCCGGATTCCCCGGCACCATCATCGCTGGCAAGTTCATCGAACCGATCACCGCCGGCAACATGCGCGTCTACGTCACCGAAAAACACAAAGAGTACGCCCACGACTTCGCCAGTCAGGCCGAACGCGAATACCTCTTCATGTCCGGCACCTTCGGCCAGCCCGAATCCACCCACATGAACCTCGTCGAGCTCCCCGACGACGCCGTCTCCGCCGCCTGGGCACCAGAGATCGCCGCCATCGCCGGTGGCCGCATCGCCGCCCGTAACGAGCAGCGCCTGCTCTCCAACACCCTCGCGCACCAATGGTGGGGCAGCCAGGTCTCCCCCGCCACCATGAACGACGCCTGGATCACCAACGGCATGTCGCGCTACACCGAGCTCATGTATCTCGAAGACTCCGCCGGTAAAACCGCCTTCCAAAACGCCATCACCGACATCTCAGCCGGAGCCCTCGCCTACGACACCGAGCCCCTCACCACCATCGGCCGCCTCGATCCCTTCTCCCCTCAATTCCAATCCATGACTCTTGAAAAAGGAGCCATGGTCTTCCACATGCTCCGCTGGGAGATGGGCAACGAAGTCTTCCTCAAGTTCCTCCGCACCCTCATCACCCAGTACACCGACAAGTCCATCCACAGCTCCAACGTCGAAAGCCTCGCCGAGTCTCAATCCAACATCGAACTCCAGGCATTCTTCGCCCAATGGCTCGACGGCACCGGAGCACCCGCCTTCGCCGACAAATACTCCGTCTTCCGTCTCGGCGACAACAAAGGCTTCCGCACCGTCGGCGCCATCACTCAGGACCTCGACCTCTTCCGCATGCCGATCGAACTACGCATCGAGACCGACGGCAAAACCGAGATCCGCCGCGTCGACGTCTCCGGCTCCGATTCGCAATACTCCATCGAAACCTTCGGTCGTCCGCGTCGCATCAGCATCGATCCCGACAACTGGCTCCTGAAGAGCACCCCCGACCTGGCCGTTCGCGTAGCCGTCCTTCGCGGCCAGCAGCAAGTCGCCCAGGGAGACCTCACCGCCGCCCTCGTCGAATATCAAAAGGCCCTCGACGCCAACAAAAACAGCTCACTCGCCGCATATCGCATCGGAGAAATCTTCATCATGCAACGCAACTATCAGTCCGCTGCCAACTCCTTCCGCGACGCTCAACGCGGCGACGGCGACCCCAGGTGGGTCGAGGTCTGGAGCCACATCGAACTCGGACGCATCTTCGACTGCACCGGTCAACGTGATCGCGCCGTCAACGAGTACCGCCTCGCCGTCCAGACCAACGACAACACCCAGGGCGCAATCAACGAGGCTCGCGCACTCATGCAAGCCCCATACAAGTGCCAGCGCAACGACAACTAA
- a CDS encoding peptidylprolyl isomerase, protein MIRILQQDNRITKIIFAVIIGFAVITMVITLVPGIFDNATANDSAVFATVKQPGYFGRIFGESTPIKTTEVNQLAARQLQQQHFPDALLPYFLPRAGQILVQRAILKHEADRMNLQVSDEDLRRELQTGPFAQYLFPNGTYIGDDAYMNFVQSAFQTTRGDFESQVKSDMELNRLQALITGGVTVSDNAVREAYKVDGTKVKFDYAVISSDDLRKTINPSDAELQDFFKKNAARYATAVPEARKIEYVSFDTSNLPGGKPQISDADVQAYYNAHQDQYQVKEQVKVRHILIAVPAGADAKTDAAAKAKAEDILKQIKAGGNFADLASKNSDDPGSKTQGGELGWLDRGKTVPEFDKVAFTLAPGQTSDLVKTQFGYHILQVEEKKTAHLRPISEVKAEIVPVLEQQRAGAAEQTFASSLAADAKKNGLDKAAAAKGLKAVTTDFVAKDGVIPGLADGSALLTQAFSVVKGADPAPVATGDGFAVFQVMDIKPAHAPEFADYKTHILEDYREQQVPQLLSAQLNKLEDRAKVLNDLKKAAAEMNIPLKSSELVGKDAQVPDLGSMSGPGAVAFSLAKGAISGPLNVGRVGVVLSVTDKQEPTADDIAKNFAATREKLLNDQREEIFRVYIGELTTKYEKGGAVRFSKKQAGPGGTPFGGQ, encoded by the coding sequence ATGATTCGTATTCTGCAGCAGGACAACCGCATCACGAAGATCATCTTCGCCGTCATTATTGGTTTTGCCGTGATCACGATGGTGATTACGCTGGTGCCCGGCATCTTTGACAACGCGACGGCCAACGATTCGGCAGTGTTTGCCACGGTGAAGCAGCCGGGGTACTTCGGGCGCATCTTCGGTGAGAGCACCCCGATCAAGACGACCGAGGTGAACCAGCTGGCGGCGCGGCAGTTGCAGCAACAGCATTTTCCTGATGCGCTGCTGCCTTACTTCCTTCCGCGCGCGGGTCAGATTTTAGTGCAGCGGGCGATTCTGAAGCATGAAGCGGACCGGATGAATCTGCAGGTGAGCGATGAGGACCTGCGCCGCGAGCTGCAGACGGGTCCGTTTGCGCAGTACCTGTTTCCGAATGGCACGTACATTGGCGATGACGCTTACATGAACTTTGTGCAGAGCGCATTCCAGACGACGCGTGGGGACTTCGAGTCGCAGGTGAAGAGCGACATGGAGCTGAACCGGCTGCAGGCGCTGATTACGGGCGGCGTGACGGTGTCGGATAATGCTGTGCGCGAAGCTTACAAGGTCGATGGGACCAAGGTGAAGTTCGATTACGCGGTGATCTCGTCGGACGATCTGCGAAAGACGATCAATCCTTCGGATGCAGAGCTGCAGGATTTCTTCAAGAAGAATGCGGCGCGGTATGCGACGGCGGTTCCTGAGGCGCGAAAGATTGAGTATGTGTCGTTCGACACGTCGAATCTGCCGGGAGGCAAGCCACAGATCTCGGATGCGGATGTGCAGGCTTACTACAACGCGCATCAGGATCAGTATCAGGTGAAGGAGCAGGTGAAGGTTCGGCACATCCTGATTGCGGTGCCTGCGGGCGCGGATGCGAAGACGGACGCGGCGGCAAAGGCGAAGGCTGAGGACATTCTGAAGCAGATCAAGGCTGGCGGGAACTTCGCGGATCTGGCGAGCAAGAACTCGGATGACCCTGGCAGCAAGACGCAGGGCGGCGAGCTGGGATGGCTGGATCGCGGCAAGACTGTTCCGGAGTTCGATAAGGTAGCGTTTACGCTGGCGCCGGGACAGACGTCGGATCTAGTGAAGACGCAGTTTGGGTATCACATCCTGCAGGTGGAAGAGAAGAAGACGGCACACCTGCGACCGATCTCCGAGGTAAAGGCAGAGATTGTGCCGGTGCTTGAACAGCAGCGGGCTGGAGCGGCGGAGCAGACGTTTGCGTCTTCGTTGGCGGCCGATGCGAAGAAGAATGGTCTGGATAAGGCTGCGGCGGCGAAGGGGCTGAAGGCGGTTACGACGGACTTTGTCGCCAAGGACGGTGTGATTCCGGGACTTGCGGATGGTTCGGCACTGCTGACGCAGGCTTTCTCGGTGGTCAAGGGCGCGGACCCGGCTCCGGTGGCTACCGGCGATGGGTTTGCCGTGTTCCAGGTGATGGATATTAAGCCGGCGCATGCTCCTGAGTTTGCGGACTACAAGACGCACATTCTTGAGGACTATCGGGAGCAGCAGGTTCCTCAGTTGCTGAGCGCACAGCTGAATAAGCTGGAGGATCGCGCGAAGGTGCTGAACGACCTGAAGAAGGCTGCCGCGGAGATGAACATTCCGCTGAAGTCGAGCGAGCTGGTTGGCAAGGATGCTCAGGTGCCGGATCTTGGATCGATGAGTGGTCCAGGGGCGGTGGCTTTCTCGCTGGCTAAGGGTGCGATCTCGGGGCCGCTCAACGTTGGGCGTGTTGGTGTGGTGCTGAGCGTGACCGACAAGCAGGAGCCGACGGCTGATGACATCGCGAAGAACTTTGCTGCGACTCGTGAGAAGCTGCTGAACGATCAGCGGGAGGAGATCTTCCGTGTGTACATTGGTGAACTGACGACGAAGTACGAGAAGGGCGGAGCGGTGCGGTTCTCGAAGAAGCAAGCTGGGCCGGGTGGTACGCCGTTTGGCGGTCAGTAG
- a CDS encoding pentapeptide repeat-containing protein: MKTVRRRYEAAGHWSSNIRGGALKQAKSPKEFVFHRREPEIRGEMIAAVNVEALFGRDVVSISDSLIEGVPLENRTIDSLFMEGSVVERVNLSNSVFGSIKLADVRLVNCDLGNLEARAMSLVRVEFINCRMTGFRAGKLECQDVLISEGDQRYSQFRFSLFKSSEFESCNFEDADFYGADLSGARFRRCNLRNAEMSKSTLVDADLRGSVVDGMQLNAEDIKGAVVDASQAMLFAPLLGIRIA, translated from the coding sequence ATGAAGACTGTCCGTCGGCGGTATGAAGCTGCTGGCCATTGGTCATCAAATATTCGCGGAGGCGCATTGAAACAGGCGAAGAGTCCTAAGGAGTTTGTGTTCCATCGTCGAGAGCCTGAGATTCGGGGGGAGATGATTGCAGCGGTGAATGTGGAGGCTTTGTTCGGGCGCGATGTCGTGTCGATCTCCGATAGTTTGATCGAAGGAGTACCGCTGGAGAACCGGACAATTGACTCGCTTTTTATGGAGGGTTCGGTAGTTGAACGCGTCAACCTGTCGAACAGTGTCTTTGGCTCGATCAAGCTGGCAGATGTGCGTCTGGTGAACTGCGATCTCGGAAATTTGGAGGCCCGAGCTATGAGTTTGGTGAGAGTTGAATTTATCAATTGCCGGATGACGGGATTTCGCGCGGGGAAGCTGGAGTGTCAGGATGTTTTGATCTCGGAGGGAGACCAGAGGTACTCGCAGTTTCGGTTTTCACTCTTCAAGTCGTCGGAGTTTGAGTCGTGCAACTTTGAAGATGCGGATTTCTATGGAGCGGATCTTTCTGGGGCGCGGTTCCGGCGGTGCAATCTTCGCAACGCAGAGATGAGTAAGAGCACGCTTGTCGATGCTGACCTGCGCGGGTCTGTGGTGGATGGGATGCAGTTGAATGCGGAGGACATCAAGGGTGCGGTGGTTGATGCGTCGCAGGCGATGCTGTTCGCTCCTCTTCTGGGCATACGAATTGCGTAG
- a CDS encoding 3-hydroxyacyl-CoA dehydrogenase NAD-binding domain-containing protein — MDAAAARTSFEIERVAIIGAGVAGRSFALACAAAGFDVVLEDVMPANLRRAEAEYSDMSADVVSGHAGSLELASTVEDAVREADVAVDFVPDELESKLEIFSMIDRMAPPKTILCTPSYALSITDLASCVYRPDRCVAVRGTLVRGDAAEPPMVRMLYPIGANNSVLLAMDRFLRRLGVELLAETDPDVPVLMKNVSIAGR; from the coding sequence ATGGACGCGGCGGCCGCCCGGACGAGCTTCGAGATCGAGAGGGTCGCGATCATCGGAGCCGGGGTGGCTGGCCGCAGCTTTGCTTTGGCGTGTGCTGCTGCGGGCTTCGATGTGGTGCTGGAAGACGTGATGCCGGCGAATCTGCGGCGGGCTGAAGCTGAGTATTCAGATATGAGCGCGGATGTCGTCTCGGGACACGCCGGAAGTCTGGAGCTGGCGTCGACGGTGGAGGATGCCGTGCGCGAGGCCGACGTTGCGGTGGACTTTGTGCCGGATGAGCTGGAGTCGAAGCTTGAGATCTTCAGCATGATCGATCGTATGGCTCCGCCGAAGACGATTCTGTGTACTCCGAGCTATGCGTTGAGCATTACGGATCTGGCGTCGTGTGTGTATCGGCCGGACCGGTGCGTTGCTGTGCGGGGGACCCTGGTTCGTGGAGATGCGGCTGAGCCGCCTATGGTTCGGATGTTGTATCCCATTGGGGCGAATAATTCGGTACTCTTGGCGATGGATCGGTTTTTACGCAGGCTGGGAGTTGAGTTGCTGGCGGAGACTGATCCTGATGTTCCGGTGCTGATGAAGAACGTGTCGATTGCTGGTCGGTAG